In Halorientalis sp. LT38, a genomic segment contains:
- a CDS encoding cupin domain-containing protein, translating into MHEPATEMPTVMDTDAAVVQQQSDFGDASDFTKFSAERMQFSAGTDIAPLLEGLEDDTCQVPHWGYVLSGAMDVTYADGTEEVDAAGDLFYWPPGHSVSVDEDSEIVLFSPQEEHREVFDHMAAKMEDPDAPSP; encoded by the coding sequence ATGCACGAACCAGCGACTGAGATGCCGACCGTGATGGACACGGACGCGGCGGTCGTCCAGCAGCAATCGGACTTCGGGGACGCGAGCGACTTCACGAAGTTCAGCGCGGAGCGGATGCAGTTCTCGGCCGGGACCGACATCGCCCCGCTACTGGAGGGCCTCGAGGACGACACCTGCCAGGTCCCCCACTGGGGATACGTGCTGTCGGGTGCGATGGACGTCACGTACGCCGACGGCACCGAGGAAGTGGACGCGGCGGGCGACCTGTTCTACTGGCCGCCGGGACACAGCGTGTCGGTCGACGAGGACTCGGAGATCGTCCTGTTCAGTCCCCAGGAGGAACACCGCGAGGTCTTCGACCACATGGCGGCGAAGATGGAGGACCCGGACGCCCCGTCTCCGTGA
- a CDS encoding 3-dehydroquinate synthase II gives MTRSVWLKADDEVGDWEARKRRVTAGLEAGVDWVLVDEADVERVRELGEVNVAAFSNGDVHVMDAEANETDADAVVVGKDGEGDGTVDLPTDFSGSADLSSLRSNGEGPQGGYVRILNEDYEAFAEAVATEAEYTLVVGEDWQIIPLENLIARIGSETDLIAGVQTADEARTAFETLELGSDGVLLDTDDPDEIRKTVDVRDETQRESVDLQWAEVTTIEQTGSADRVCVDTGNLMEHDEGMLVGSMSRGLFFVHAETAESPYVASRPFRVNAGAVHAYVRTPGGETKYLSELQSGDEVQVVDVDGNTREAIVGRVKIEKRPMFRVQAETESGDRIETLLQNAETIKVPTRDGRKAVTDLEVGDEMKVYYEDTARHFGEAVDESIIEK, from the coding sequence ATGACACGTTCCGTGTGGTTGAAAGCCGACGACGAGGTCGGCGACTGGGAGGCCCGCAAGCGCCGCGTCACGGCGGGCCTCGAGGCCGGCGTCGACTGGGTGCTGGTCGACGAGGCCGACGTCGAGCGCGTCCGCGAACTCGGCGAGGTGAACGTCGCCGCCTTCTCGAACGGCGACGTCCACGTCATGGACGCCGAAGCGAACGAAACCGACGCCGACGCGGTCGTCGTCGGCAAGGACGGCGAGGGCGACGGCACCGTCGACCTCCCCACCGACTTCTCCGGGTCGGCCGACCTCTCCTCGCTGCGATCGAACGGCGAAGGCCCCCAGGGCGGGTACGTCCGCATCCTGAACGAGGACTACGAGGCCTTCGCCGAGGCCGTCGCCACCGAGGCCGAGTACACGCTGGTCGTCGGCGAGGACTGGCAGATCATCCCCCTCGAGAACCTGATCGCTCGCATCGGGTCGGAGACCGACCTGATCGCCGGCGTCCAGACCGCCGACGAGGCCCGGACCGCCTTCGAGACGCTCGAACTCGGCTCGGACGGCGTCCTGCTGGACACCGACGACCCGGACGAGATCCGCAAGACCGTCGACGTCCGCGACGAGACCCAGCGCGAGTCCGTCGACCTCCAGTGGGCCGAGGTCACGACCATCGAGCAGACCGGGTCCGCCGACCGGGTCTGCGTCGACACGGGCAACCTCATGGAACACGACGAGGGAATGCTCGTCGGCTCGATGTCCCGCGGTCTCTTCTTCGTCCACGCAGAAACCGCCGAATCGCCCTACGTCGCCTCGCGGCCCTTCCGGGTCAACGCCGGCGCGGTCCACGCCTACGTCCGCACGCCCGGCGGCGAGACGAAGTACCTCTCTGAGCTCCAGAGCGGCGACGAGGTGCAGGTCGTCGACGTCGACGGCAACACCCGTGAGGCCATCGTCGGCCGCGTCAAGATCGAGAAACGACCGATGTTCCGGGTCCAGGCCGAGACCGAGTCGGGCGACCGCATCGAGACGCTGCTCCAGAACGCCGAGACGATCAAGGTGCCCACCCGCGACGGCCGCAAAGCGGTCACCGACCTGGAGGTCGGCGACGAGATGAAGGTCTACTACGAGGACACCGCCCGGCACTTCGGCGAGGCCGTCGACGAGAGCATCATCGAAAAATAG
- a CDS encoding transcription initiation factor IIB: MSENTRARTRTTEETTETEDEETEVDCPECSGHLVMDNEHGETVCEDCGLVVEEDEIDRGPEWRAFDASEKDEKSRVGAPTTNMMHDKGLSTNIDWRDKDAYGNSLGSRQRQKMQRLRKWNERFRTRDSKERNLKQALGEIDRMASALGLPENVRETASVIYRRALDEDLLPGRSIEGVSTASVYAAARQAGVPRSLDEITDVSRVEKSEIARTYRYVVRELGLEVKPADPESYVPRFASSLELSDEAEHRARQLLQNAKEQGVHSGKSPVGLAAAAVYAAALLTNEKTTQAAVSEVADISEVTIRNRYHELLEAEQDLPMA, from the coding sequence ATGAGCGAGAACACGAGAGCGCGAACGCGCACGACCGAGGAGACGACAGAGACCGAGGACGAGGAGACGGAAGTGGACTGCCCGGAATGCAGTGGGCACCTCGTCATGGACAACGAGCACGGCGAGACCGTGTGCGAAGACTGCGGGCTGGTGGTGGAGGAAGACGAGATCGACCGCGGGCCGGAGTGGCGCGCGTTCGACGCCAGCGAGAAAGACGAGAAGTCGCGGGTGGGCGCCCCGACCACGAACATGATGCACGACAAGGGGCTCTCGACCAACATCGACTGGCGCGACAAGGACGCCTACGGTAACTCCCTGGGCAGCCGACAGCGCCAGAAGATGCAGCGCCTGCGCAAGTGGAACGAGCGCTTCCGCACCCGCGACTCCAAGGAGCGCAACCTCAAGCAGGCCCTCGGCGAGATCGACCGCATGGCCTCCGCGCTGGGCCTGCCCGAGAACGTCCGCGAGACCGCGTCGGTCATCTACCGCCGCGCGCTCGACGAGGACCTCCTGCCGGGCCGCTCCATCGAGGGCGTCTCGACGGCCTCGGTCTACGCCGCCGCGCGCCAGGCCGGCGTGCCCCGCAGCCTCGACGAGATCACCGACGTCTCACGCGTCGAGAAGAGCGAGATCGCCCGCACGTACCGCTACGTCGTGCGCGAGCTCGGCCTCGAAGTGAAGCCGGCCGACCCCGAGAGCTACGTCCCGCGCTTTGCCTCGTCGCTCGAACTCTCCGACGAGGCCGAACACCGCGCCCGCCAGCTCCTCCAGAACGCCAAGGAGCAGGGCGTCCACTCCGGGAAGTCGCCGGTCGGCCTCGCGGCGGCCGCGGTCTACGCCGCCGCCCTGCTGACCAACGAGAAGACGACTCAGGCCGCCGTGAGCGAGGTCGCCGACATCTCCGAGGTCACCATCCGCAACCGCTACCACGAGCTGCTGGAGGCCGAGCAGGACCTCCCGATGGCCTGA
- a CDS encoding flippase-like domain-containing protein, producing MSQDREVSVVLPAYNEAATIEETVSVTLETLASFLPAGAFEVIVAEDGCEDRTPEIADRLAAEDDRVRHVHSEERLGRGKALERAFRESSGETLVYFDTDLATDMRHLEELVERVRSGEYDVATGSRWVAGADADRPAKRGIPSRGYNGLVRLFLRSDLLDHQCGFKAFDRDALLSLLDDVEDEHWFWDTEVLVRAQRAGYRVAEFPVEWTPKGDSKVDLVRDVFGMGSQIVRTWWQLTVSPRLTRRVSMTAGSILVLLALGLMLLYLEPRAVLEAIAGADPALVGASAVVYLLSWPLRGLRYRDILRRLDYEGETWFLTGAIFISQTGNLVFPARAGDAVRAYVVKARRSIPYPTGFASLAVERVFDLLAITVLGGSVLVGLVATGGTEEVVAAIAADVGTVTIGGETLNPAAAAGTAMRVAAGVGLAAILAVAVIVVNARRDSNLVRQVVGALSSDSYAEYVAGVIERFVGDVERVVSDRGAFLRVGVGSLVIWTLDVVTALIVFAAFGIGVTPYLVAVAFFAVSVGNLAKVLPLSPGGIGLYEGAFTIIVVGLTADPELTVLTVLGISIVDHAVKNLVTVAGGLVSMAWLNVSLTTAVSESSDTEDVEGATEG from the coding sequence ATGAGTCAGGACCGGGAGGTGAGCGTCGTCCTCCCAGCCTACAACGAGGCGGCCACGATCGAGGAGACCGTGAGCGTCACGCTGGAGACGCTCGCCTCGTTCCTGCCGGCCGGCGCCTTCGAGGTGATCGTCGCAGAGGACGGCTGCGAGGATCGAACGCCCGAGATCGCCGACCGGCTGGCCGCCGAAGACGACCGCGTCCGCCACGTCCACAGCGAGGAGCGACTGGGCCGTGGGAAGGCGCTCGAACGCGCCTTCCGCGAGAGTTCGGGCGAGACGCTTGTCTACTTCGACACCGACCTCGCGACGGACATGCGCCACCTCGAGGAACTCGTCGAGCGGGTGCGGTCCGGGGAGTACGACGTCGCGACCGGCTCGCGGTGGGTCGCCGGGGCCGATGCCGACCGACCGGCCAAACGGGGGATCCCCTCGCGCGGGTACAACGGGCTCGTCCGGCTGTTTCTCCGGTCGGACCTGCTGGATCACCAGTGCGGATTCAAGGCCTTCGACCGGGACGCCCTCCTCTCGCTCCTCGACGACGTGGAGGACGAGCACTGGTTCTGGGACACGGAAGTCCTGGTCCGCGCCCAGCGCGCGGGCTACCGCGTCGCGGAGTTCCCCGTCGAGTGGACGCCCAAGGGCGACTCGAAGGTCGACCTCGTGCGGGACGTCTTCGGCATGGGGAGTCAGATCGTGCGGACCTGGTGGCAACTGACCGTGAGCCCTCGACTCACGCGCCGCGTGAGCATGACTGCCGGTTCGATCCTCGTCCTCCTCGCGCTGGGGCTCATGCTGCTGTACCTCGAACCCCGTGCGGTCCTCGAGGCCATCGCCGGGGCCGACCCGGCGCTGGTCGGGGCCTCGGCGGTGGTGTACCTCCTCTCCTGGCCGCTGCGGGGGCTGCGCTACCGCGACATCCTCAGACGCCTGGACTACGAGGGCGAGACGTGGTTCCTGACCGGCGCGATATTCATCAGTCAGACCGGAAACCTGGTCTTCCCAGCGCGGGCGGGTGACGCGGTGCGGGCCTACGTCGTGAAGGCGCGGCGGTCGATCCCCTACCCGACGGGATTCGCGTCGCTGGCCGTCGAGCGGGTGTTCGACCTGCTGGCGATCACGGTGTTGGGCGGGAGCGTCCTCGTCGGCCTGGTCGCGACGGGCGGGACCGAGGAGGTCGTCGCGGCCATCGCCGCCGACGTGGGGACGGTCACCATCGGCGGGGAGACGCTGAACCCCGCCGCGGCGGCCGGGACGGCGATGCGCGTCGCCGCGGGCGTCGGGCTTGCCGCCATCCTGGCCGTCGCGGTCATCGTCGTGAACGCCCGCCGCGATTCGAACCTCGTCAGGCAGGTGGTAGGCGCGCTCAGCAGCGACTCCTACGCCGAGTACGTCGCGGGCGTGATCGAGCGCTTCGTCGGCGACGTCGAGCGGGTCGTCAGCGACCGCGGGGCCTTCCTCCGGGTCGGGGTCGGCAGCCTGGTCATCTGGACGCTCGACGTGGTGACGGCGCTGATCGTGTTCGCGGCCTTCGGCATCGGCGTGACCCCGTATCTGGTCGCCGTCGCCTTCTTCGCCGTCAGCGTCGGCAACCTCGCGAAGGTGTTGCCCCTGTCGCCGGGCGGCATCGGCCTCTACGAGGGCGCGTTCACGATCATCGTCGTCGGGCTGACGGCCGACCCCGAGCTGACAGTGCTGACGGTGCTGGGGATCTCGATCGTCGATCACGCGGTGAAGAACCTGGTGACGGTCGCGGGCGGCCTCGTCTCGATGGCCTGGCTCAACGTCTCGCTCACGACGGCCGTCAGCGAGAGCAGCGACACCGAGGACGTCGAGGGCGCCACGGAGGGCTAG
- a CDS encoding aldehyde dehydrogenase family protein: MAQTPQTERAEPDLSADADWNCLYVDGDWHGPGDREELSVTDPSTREEWTRVPAGTTADVDDAFAAAKRAQERWAEKAPDQRAQLLQRVAGLLEEYEDELQELLVTESGSAQLKSTVEFQTAAADVAEAATYPSRAGGDVRESTIAGKENLVKREPAGVVAVIPPWNFPLHLSIRAVAPAVALGNGVVIKPASDTPVTSGLVIAKLFELAGAPPGLVNVVPGRGSEIGDRVAGHPDVDVVAFTGSTDVGRQVAKQAVDTLAFPAMELGGNGPNVVLEDADLENALSGSAFGTFSHQGQVCISINRHLVHESIYDEFVAGMVEKAELLPKGSAHEGNIVGPIINESQRDQILAYVEETVEQGATLETGGGTVDVDGVEDSLVVEPTVLSDVEQEMTAACNEHFGPVAPIIPVEDDEEAIELANATEYGLAASVWSGDRNRAEDVADAIDAGMVHVNDQPINEEPNVPFGGMKASGIGRFHGDAIMRELTETKWISVQREPRQFPM; the protein is encoded by the coding sequence ATGGCACAGACGCCCCAGACCGAGCGAGCGGAACCGGACCTGTCCGCGGACGCGGACTGGAACTGCCTCTACGTCGACGGCGACTGGCACGGGCCGGGCGACCGTGAGGAGCTCTCGGTCACGGATCCCTCCACGCGCGAGGAGTGGACGCGGGTCCCGGCGGGGACCACGGCGGACGTCGACGACGCGTTCGCGGCGGCGAAACGCGCCCAGGAGCGCTGGGCCGAGAAGGCCCCCGATCAACGGGCACAACTCCTCCAGCGCGTCGCTGGCTTGCTCGAGGAGTACGAGGACGAACTGCAGGAACTGCTCGTCACCGAGTCGGGCAGCGCACAGCTCAAGAGCACCGTCGAGTTCCAGACGGCGGCGGCGGACGTGGCCGAGGCCGCCACCTACCCCTCGCGGGCCGGCGGCGACGTGCGCGAGTCGACCATCGCGGGCAAGGAGAACCTCGTCAAGCGCGAGCCGGCGGGCGTCGTCGCGGTGATCCCGCCGTGGAACTTCCCGTTGCACCTCTCGATCCGGGCGGTCGCGCCCGCGGTCGCGCTGGGCAACGGTGTCGTGATCAAGCCGGCCTCGGACACGCCGGTCACGAGCGGCCTCGTGATCGCCAAACTGTTCGAGCTTGCCGGCGCGCCCCCGGGCCTCGTCAACGTCGTCCCCGGCAGGGGCTCGGAGATCGGCGACCGCGTCGCGGGCCATCCCGACGTGGACGTGGTCGCCTTCACCGGGTCGACCGACGTGGGCCGGCAGGTGGCGAAGCAGGCCGTCGACACGCTGGCCTTCCCCGCGATGGAACTGGGCGGCAACGGCCCCAACGTCGTCCTCGAAGACGCCGACCTGGAGAACGCCCTCTCCGGGAGCGCCTTCGGGACCTTCTCTCACCAGGGACAGGTCTGCATCTCGATCAACCGCCACCTCGTCCACGAGTCGATCTACGACGAGTTCGTCGCCGGCATGGTCGAGAAAGCGGAGTTGCTCCCGAAAGGGAGTGCCCACGAGGGCAACATCGTCGGGCCGATCATCAACGAGTCACAGCGCGACCAGATCCTCGCGTACGTCGAGGAGACGGTCGAGCAGGGCGCGACGCTGGAGACCGGCGGCGGGACGGTCGACGTCGACGGCGTCGAGGACTCGCTGGTCGTCGAGCCCACGGTCCTCTCGGACGTCGAGCAGGAGATGACCGCGGCCTGCAACGAGCACTTCGGGCCGGTCGCACCGATCATCCCGGTCGAAGACGACGAGGAGGCGATCGAACTGGCCAACGCGACGGAGTACGGTCTGGCGGCGTCGGTCTGGTCGGGCGACCGCAACCGCGCCGAGGACGTCGCGGACGCCATCGACGCGGGGATGGTCCACGTCAACGATCAGCCGATCAACGAGGAGCCGAACGTGCCCTTCGGCGGGATGAAGGCCTCGGGGATCGGCCGGTTCCACGGGGACGCGATCATGCGCGAGCTGACGGAGACGAAGTGGATCTCGGTCCAGCGCGAACCGCGCCAGTTCCCGATGTAG
- a CDS encoding type I 3-dehydroquinate dehydratase, with product MDFESFVLAAATADLGDEPAAREHADAVEFRLDLADEPLAALDAYDGELPLIATNRADFEGGEAADDADRLAALRTAVEYDFVEAVDVELQTAADGDGDLVIEHAREHDAAVIVSTHDFATTPDPPKLRQLLDRACDYGDVGKLAVTARSPDDVLELLAATRASVAGGDRVATMAMGEPGRHSRVVAPLYGSKIGYAPVDPADATAPGQYDLATLRRLVDDLSARPTDD from the coding sequence ATGGACTTCGAGTCGTTCGTGCTGGCGGCGGCGACGGCCGACCTGGGGGACGAGCCCGCCGCCCGCGAGCACGCCGACGCCGTCGAGTTCCGGCTGGATCTGGCTGACGAGCCGCTGGCCGCGCTCGATGCGTACGATGGGGAGTTGCCGCTGATCGCCACCAACCGCGCCGACTTCGAGGGGGGTGAGGCCGCGGACGATGCCGATCGGCTGGCAGCGCTCCGGACCGCCGTCGAGTACGACTTCGTCGAGGCGGTCGACGTGGAACTGCAGACGGCCGCCGACGGCGACGGCGACCTGGTGATCGAACACGCACGCGAGCACGACGCGGCGGTGATCGTCTCGACGCACGACTTCGCGACGACGCCCGACCCGCCGAAGCTCCGGCAGTTGCTCGACCGGGCCTGCGACTACGGCGACGTGGGGAAACTCGCCGTGACGGCCCGCTCGCCCGACGACGTGCTCGAACTGCTGGCGGCGACCCGGGCCTCCGTCGCCGGCGGCGACCGCGTCGCGACGATGGCGATGGGCGAACCCGGTCGCCACTCCCGGGTCGTCGCGCCGCTCTACGGCTCGAAGATCGGCTACGCGCCCGTCGATCCGGCCGACGCGACCGCCCCCGGCCAGTACGACCTGGCGACGCTCCGGAGACTCGTGGACGACCTCAGTGCGCGGCCGACCGACGACTGA
- the yjjX gene encoding inosine/xanthosine triphosphatase → MRVAVGSENPVKVTATRRAFPDTVVEPIGVDSGVPEQPRGREETITGARNRAGAALTQTDADLGVGIEGGVAPVDAAAGHFLIMWAAVTDGDRWGVGAGPSLRLPDDVAERVAAGEELGPVMDDLLDTTGVAKREGAAGILTGHAIDRESALVHAVAGAAGPFLTDRY, encoded by the coding sequence ATGCGCGTCGCAGTCGGCAGCGAGAATCCGGTGAAGGTCACGGCGACGAGACGAGCGTTTCCCGACACGGTGGTCGAACCGATCGGCGTCGACTCGGGCGTCCCCGAGCAGCCCCGCGGACGCGAAGAGACGATCACCGGCGCGCGGAACCGTGCCGGGGCGGCCCTGACGCAGACCGACGCCGACCTCGGCGTCGGTATCGAGGGCGGCGTCGCCCCAGTCGACGCCGCCGCTGGACACTTCCTCATCATGTGGGCGGCCGTCACCGACGGCGATCGGTGGGGCGTCGGGGCGGGACCGAGCCTCCGACTCCCCGACGACGTGGCCGAGCGCGTGGCCGCGGGCGAGGAGCTCGGGCCGGTGATGGACGACCTGCTGGACACCACGGGCGTCGCGAAACGGGAAGGTGCGGCCGGGATTCTCACCGGGCACGCGATCGACCGCGAGTCGGCGCTGGTCCACGCCGTCGCCGGGGCGGCTGGTCCCTTCCTGACCGACCGCTACTAG
- a CDS encoding zinc ribbon domain-containing protein, whose product MAESSRKRPILAAVLGLLYPGLGHVYLREWVRALLWFGLIVLTGSLLIPDSVYPSTLTVDSLMAMSEAMPLEALVALSAVTGMNMVDAYVLASRNNRTSQRVAEGGQCPSCGREVDPDLEFCHWCTTELQGSVDAEN is encoded by the coding sequence GTGGCTGAAAGCTCCCGGAAACGGCCGATACTCGCCGCCGTCCTGGGTCTGCTCTACCCCGGACTGGGTCACGTCTACCTGCGGGAGTGGGTGCGGGCGTTGCTCTGGTTCGGCCTCATCGTCCTGACCGGGTCGCTGTTGATCCCCGACTCGGTCTACCCGTCGACGTTGACCGTCGACTCGCTCATGGCGATGTCCGAGGCGATGCCCCTCGAGGCGCTGGTGGCGCTCTCGGCCGTTACGGGGATGAACATGGTCGACGCCTACGTCCTGGCCTCGCGGAACAACCGGACCAGCCAGCGCGTCGCCGAGGGCGGCCAGTGTCCGAGTTGCGGCCGCGAGGTCGACCCCGACCTCGAGTTCTGTCACTGGTGTACGACCGAACTCCAGGGGAGCGTCGACGCGGAGAACTGA
- a CDS encoding DNA-methyltransferase: METEHRVVLGDARSMDAVADDAVDLVVTSPPYPLVEQWDDLFADLDPAIESALADGDGDRAFGLMHDVLESVWSELERVLAPGGIACVNVGDATRTVDGEFELWPNHVEIVRRMRDLGFSTLPELLWRKPTNSPSKFMGSGTLPPNAYPTLEHEHILVFRNGDLRSFPPGDDDRYESAYFWEERNEWFSDLWEIRGEDQRLAADDGARERSAAYPLEIPLRLIRMFSTYGDQVLDPFLGTGTTTVAAMVAGRESVGYELDPAFAEAIGDATARVPPLSERLAEERLDAHREFVDRRRAAGESLGYEAENYDFPVTTKHERRLQLYAVSDVDRDETADGHRYLATHDPY; the protein is encoded by the coding sequence ATGGAGACCGAGCACAGGGTCGTCCTCGGCGACGCGCGGTCGATGGACGCCGTCGCGGACGACGCTGTCGACCTCGTGGTGACCTCGCCCCCCTACCCGCTGGTCGAGCAGTGGGACGACCTCTTCGCCGACCTCGACCCCGCTATCGAGAGTGCCCTGGCCGACGGCGACGGCGATCGCGCGTTCGGGCTGATGCACGACGTCCTCGAGTCGGTCTGGAGCGAACTCGAACGCGTCCTCGCGCCCGGCGGGATCGCCTGCGTCAACGTCGGCGACGCGACTCGCACCGTGGACGGCGAGTTCGAGCTGTGGCCCAACCACGTCGAGATCGTGCGCCGGATGCGCGATCTGGGATTCTCCACGCTCCCCGAACTCCTCTGGCGCAAACCCACGAACAGCCCGAGCAAGTTCATGGGCTCCGGTACCTTGCCGCCCAACGCCTACCCGACGCTCGAACACGAGCACATCCTCGTCTTCCGCAACGGCGATCTCCGCTCGTTCCCGCCGGGCGACGACGACCGGTACGAGAGCGCGTACTTCTGGGAGGAGCGCAACGAGTGGTTCTCGGACCTGTGGGAGATCCGCGGCGAGGACCAGCGCCTCGCGGCCGACGACGGGGCACGCGAGCGATCGGCCGCCTACCCGCTCGAGATCCCGCTCCGGCTGATCCGGATGTTCTCGACGTATGGGGACCAGGTTCTCGATCCGTTCCTCGGCACCGGGACGACGACCGTCGCCGCGATGGTCGCCGGGCGCGAGTCGGTCGGCTACGAACTCGATCCCGCCTTCGCCGAGGCCATCGGCGACGCCACTGCGCGGGTGCCGCCCCTCTCCGAGCGGCTGGCGGAAGAGCGACTCGACGCCCACCGGGAGTTCGTCGACCGCCGTCGCGCCGCCGGCGAGTCGCTGGGCTACGAGGCCGAGAACTACGACTTCCCCGTGACGACGAAACACGAGCGACGGCTGCAACTCTATGCGGTCAGCGACGTCGACCGCGACGAGACCGCCGACGGTCACCGCTATCTGGCGACACACGACCCCTACTGA
- a CDS encoding wax ester/triacylglycerol synthase domain-containing protein, whose product MSTTVPFSMIEEAVQHIETEFQPWNIQAEIETTATIDLDRLREAAIVACSVHPIAGARQRSTELTDSRYVWEIPDDTYEVDVGAIDGEGRELEEIQNKLYYRRFDLTEEPPFRLLVVRGAGMDGGDRMLLSMNHVAADGVGTLRIAQALCEAYRGEEPMQDSVSFRESRSMLEDLRPSSLDDGLNLLGSATRQLQNAVDSPTRIAKVGGDDDPGWRFTRRTLDEELTARLIGDRPDGVSVNDVLLAALHMAIAEWNEERGESARKISVMMPINLRPDDWFYQVAAMYSVFESVETRSRHRTDHMTAAREIAEQTDELTERDRAAAMYKMLEMLPPGLPVELKRQLPRLLRGPGRRLLDTAMLSNLGRIPAMPSLEEDAEERPWFSPPAWRGTPVAIGVATFQGRVNLSFRYLRSQFSQEAGEQFADRLVDHVERAVE is encoded by the coding sequence GTGAGTACGACAGTTCCCTTCTCGATGATCGAGGAGGCGGTCCAGCACATCGAAACGGAGTTCCAGCCCTGGAACATCCAGGCCGAGATCGAGACGACGGCGACCATCGACCTCGATCGCCTGCGCGAGGCGGCGATCGTCGCCTGCTCGGTCCACCCGATCGCGGGGGCGCGCCAGCGGTCGACGGAGCTCACGGACTCGCGCTACGTCTGGGAGATCCCGGATGACACCTACGAGGTCGACGTCGGGGCCATCGACGGCGAGGGCCGGGAACTCGAGGAGATCCAGAACAAGCTCTACTACCGGCGATTCGACCTGACAGAGGAACCGCCCTTCCGCCTGCTCGTGGTCCGGGGCGCCGGCATGGACGGCGGCGATCGGATGCTGTTGAGCATGAACCACGTCGCCGCCGACGGCGTCGGCACGCTGCGGATCGCGCAGGCGCTCTGTGAGGCCTATCGCGGCGAGGAACCGATGCAGGACTCGGTGAGCTTCCGTGAGTCCAGGTCGATGCTGGAGGACCTCCGGCCGTCGTCGCTCGACGACGGGTTGAACCTGCTCGGGTCGGCGACCAGACAGCTCCAGAACGCGGTGGACTCGCCCACACGCATCGCGAAAGTCGGGGGCGACGACGACCCCGGCTGGCGGTTCACCCGCCGGACGCTGGACGAGGAGCTGACGGCCAGATTGATCGGCGACCGGCCGGACGGCGTCTCGGTCAACGACGTGTTGCTGGCCGCGCTGCACATGGCCATCGCGGAGTGGAACGAGGAGCGCGGTGAGTCCGCGCGGAAGATCAGCGTCATGATGCCGATCAACCTCCGGCCCGACGACTGGTTCTACCAGGTCGCCGCGATGTACTCCGTGTTCGAGAGCGTCGAAACCCGATCGCGACACCGGACCGACCACATGACGGCGGCGCGCGAGATCGCCGAGCAGACGGACGAACTGACGGAGCGCGACCGCGCCGCGGCCATGTACAAGATGCTCGAGATGCTGCCGCCGGGGCTGCCGGTGGAGCTGAAACGCCAGCTCCCGCGCCTGCTCCGTGGGCCCGGGCGGCGGCTGCTCGATACGGCCATGCTGTCGAACCTGGGCCGGATCCCGGCGATGCCGTCGCTGGAGGAAGACGCCGAGGAGCGCCCCTGGTTCTCGCCACCGGCCTGGCGCGGGACGCCGGTCGCCATCGGCGTCGCCACCTTCCAGGGCCGAGTCAACCTCTCCTTCCGGTACCTGCGCAGCCAGTTCAGCCAGGAGGCGGGCGAGCAGTTCGCCGACCGCCTCGTCGACCACGTCGAGCGCGCCGTCGAGTGA